The following is a genomic window from Spirosoma foliorum.
AGAACTGTCTAAAAAGTTCTTCCCTGGTGTACCCCTTACGCGCGAATTGGGGAAGTATGAAGCTTTGTTTTCAAACCGAAAAATTCGGGAAGTGCTGGGCTTTAAGGAACAACATAACTGGCAGAAGTATGTGACCTGGGAGTAATAAAGCAACCAACATCTCAGCTAAGATTGACCAAAGGAAATGGGCGAGCTAACAGATTCGGTTTAGGTTCCAGTTGGTTACTCAATACTAGTGCTTTGGCAAAATAGATTCTTTTGTCTCTATCGATTCTATTGTGCTGATAATCAGAAACGATAGAGACAACCGCGCGGGCGGCCCCGAGAATCTATAGAATCTAAATTGGAACAGCACTAGTTCACAAAGCGTGCTAATCGGGCCCGCTTACCGGTATCCGGAAGCCTGGGTCTATTTGCCACTCGTGAATCCATCTAATCAGCGCCGACAACTGATGGTCGATCTGGATCATAACCGCTGTGATACCCTGGACGCGTTTGTGCTAGCTGGCCACCCCCGTAAATTGACCCATCTGGGAAAATTGTTTCGTCGGGTACCACTCGAGCAGCGAGCTATTCCGATCCGAGCGTTTGCCTTGCCGTTCACGCTGCTCCCACACGATCGTGCAGGGCTATTCTTACGTAGTCGACGCACGACGGGTATCCATGAATTAGCCATTACAGTGTCGACTCAACGCCAGTTTATCATTAAGCATGACCAGGAAGAACTCACCCGGCTGTTTGCGCTATCGAGTGCGTTCTTTTTTATGTTTACGGTATTGGCACTCGGGCTGATTTTCAAGCACCGGCTGCTCGTTTATTTTGGTGTTTATTTATTTCCCGTTCTGTTAGGACAGCTGAATTATACTTATTTCTTCGATGCCGTCAGCTTTCCGTCGTGGCTGGGTCTGAACAACAAACATCAATGCTAAATTGAAGTTTACCAGCAAGCAGGAGTTTTATGATTTCTTACAGAGCATTTAAACTGACGTTTTAGTGAACGTTCTTTATTGGCTATCAATTTCAAATATACCTTTCGTGATCAATGGGTTACAAGCGGAAGGGGCTAAGTAAACAATACCTTTTCTGACCTGAAACGCGAGGAAATGCTGTTTATGTCTTTGAAAAGCAGTTTGGGATTTCGCCCACATAAGGTAAAGCAAAGGCTACCTGATGGGTGTGTCATTTTGAACACAACTAAACTCAATATGGCCACATCTTCCTGAAACGTTCCGACCAATTTTGCTCTATAAACGAATAAGCAAATGAGCAAAACAATTTTCATCACCGGAGCCTCGTCGGGTTTAGGGAAGGCCACCGCTACCTTATTTCAACAAAAAGGCTGGCACGTCATAGCAACTATGCGTAAGCCTGAGCAGGCAGTTGAATTGAGTCAGCTGGATAACGTAACGATTTTACCGCTGGACGTCACTGACACTGAGCAGATTAAGAAAACCGTCAGTAAGGCCATTGCGACTGGCAATATAGATGTCGTTTTTAACAATGCCGGGTATGGCCTGTCAGGCCCGTTGGAGGCCACTTCGGAAGAACAGTTGACCCGTCAGATTAATACCAATCTGTTAGGCGTCATCCGGGTTACGCAGGCATTTATTCCCTATTTCAGGGAGAAAGGCAGCGGGCTTTTTATTACGACAACCTCAGTGGGCGGGTTGGTTGGCTTTCCGTTTTCATCGTTATACCATGCCACCAAATGGGGGCTGGAAGGATGGAGTGAAAGTATGGCTTATGAACTGAAAAGCATTAATGTTGGGATCAAAGTGATAGAACCAGGGGCTATCCAGACTGATTTTATTGGTCGATCGTACGATAAAGCCTATCATCCTGCCTACGACGAGCTGTTTAATCGCTTTTTCTCGAACGTCGATCAGGTTACCTTTGCCCCGGCCGAAACAATAGCCGAAGTTGTTTATGAAGCCGCCACCGATGGGAAAGATCAATTGCGTTATTTGATAGGAGAGGAGGCCAGGGCCCTTTATAACCAGCGCCTGCAACTCGGTGATGAAGGGTTCAGACGCTTTATGGAATCCGCTTTTTTAGGGAATTAACCTGGCTGATGTGGTTATATGAAACATCCATCGAATACCCCCCTTAAAATCAGTTCACCGGTCGAATTGCACCAATTAATGGATTTACCAGGGCCCTTACATCCCCTGGTAAGTCTGTTCGATAATACGCTGGCTATCGTGAATAAAGCTACGCTGCCCCAGTCGTTCATGTTTGATTTCTACACCATTTCGTACAAGAAAAAGCTGAAAGGGAGAACAGGCTATGGCCAGCATTACTACGACTTCGACGATGGGACAATGGTATTCACCGCGCCTGGACAATTGATTTCGACCGATGGCGATCACGACTATTTTGGCATCTCCCTGCTTTTTCATCCTGATTATATCCGGAATTACCCCCTGGGCAGGCGCATAAAACAATTTGGCTTCTTTTCGTATGAAAGTAATGAGGCTTTGCATCTTTCAGACAAGGAAAAGAATACCCTATTGACGGTTTTCAAAAATATAAACGATGAACTACAGCACAGTCTTGATGATTTTAGCCAGGACATTGTTGTTTCGCTGATTGAGACCCTACTCAATTATAGTAATCGTTTTTACGGAAGGCAGTTCATTACACGCAAAACGGTCAATCACGATCTGTTGTACCGAATAGAAAAACTGCTGGATGAATATTTCGGTAGCGAACAAGGTTTAACAACCGGCCTGCCAACTGTCGATTATTTGGCTTTTCATATTAATGTATCCCCCCGTTACCTGAGCGATATGCTCCGCGCCCTTATCGGGCAAAATGCACAGCAGTACATTCATGAAAAAATGATTGAAAAAGCAAAGGAATACCTGACTGGAACAAATATGACAGTGGGCGAAATCGCCTATCGGTTAGGATTTGACTACCCACAGTCGTTTAGTAAACTGTTTAGACGAAAGACAAATTTAACGCCCATTGCATTTAAGCATCAGTTTCATAAGAATTGACTTTTTTCAGAATAGCCTATTATAGAATTATGGGTAAATCTAAAAAAAAACGAGAGCGTATGCTACTAGTGCTCTTCCAAAATAGTTTTTTTTGATTCTACTAGATTCTTTTGATACCAGACGCCTGATTATCAGAATTTATAGAATCTTCAGAAACTATAGAATCTAAATTGGAAAAGCACTGGAATAGATTTACAAAAGGGAACAAGGTTGACAATCAGCCTCATATTGCACATTTCCGTACCGAACTTTTTTATAAGGGTACCCTTTTAGTGACTGATGGCCTTGACTTTGGTGAGCCCGATTAGGCCCGGGCCGCCGGTGCGGTTTTATAGCCTAAAGACCCATGTAGCCGTAACGAATTGTAGGCAACAATAGCCTGCTCGATAGCCGTTTCAGCCATGTTAAAAGTAGGGATCCCCCTAGATGAAACTCCTCCTTTAAAGTCCGAAAAGCCCGTTCTGCTAAAGCATTTTCGTTTGGGTCGCCTGACTTGACTCAGTCGTACTAATGGTAATCCTCGCTTGGCGCAATCGATCCACATAGACTCCCGAGCAATATTGAACACGGCACTGGCCGTCTGGCCCGATCCGACGGGGTCGCCCGTGCGGTGGTGAATAAGCGGTTCATCGGTTTGGCTACGCGTTTTTAAGGCCATCTCCAGAGCCGCTACGGGCCTTTTGGCTTCTAACGTTTTGTGAAACGACCAGCCAACAATTTTACGTGAGTAGGCATCCATAATCACCGATAAATAGGCAAAGCCAACTCCCACTCGAATATAACTTAGATCGCTTACCCAGAGCTGATTTGGCCTTTCGGGTTTGAGCTCTTTAACTTGGTTGGGATACTTCTCTAAGTCATGATCAGAATCGGTCGTTTTAATTCTTAACCGTTTCTTAATTAGTAGCAAACCATTGGCTTACTAATGTACTGTACACAGAAATCAGTAGCATACGCTTCTTTAATGGGGTATATGATGTGACACAATCCACCTTTCGGACTAGTCAAGGAAGTGCGAAAATAAATCAACTACAAAACGCTCAACGAGTTATATTTTCGGCAGACGAGCTGAATCACGCCAATACCGACGTAACATGATTACATACTCATGCCAGCCCTGCATGTCCTCTGGTTTTTGCGTATAAGCCACAGCGCCCAGTTCATAGGCTTGTTCAATTTTATCTTCTTCATCCAGGTAACTCAGCATGATGATTGGCACTCGACCTTTGAAACGCGCCCGTAATTCAGGCAATAAGCTTAACCCATCGGCTGATTCACGCAGGTCGATGTCTAAAAGAATGAGTTGAGGAGATTGATCGGATTGCCTATCCAGATACGTAACCGTTTCTTGAACGGATCGAGTATTGGTAAACCGAGCTTCGGGAAACTCCTTTTCCGAAGCTCTAACCAGAAGTTCATAAATGGGCGGTTCATCATCCACCACTAAAATAGCGAAGTACTGACTAGATTGTGCTGACTGCATACGTTGAGATAAAGAAAGTTGGTTAGTAAGTAGCCCGATTGTTTTGAATTGATTTCGGTTGAACCATCCTACGTCCCGCGTTGATTGGTC
Proteins encoded in this region:
- a CDS encoding DDE-type integrase/transposase/recombinase, which gives rise to MLLIKKRLRIKTTDSDHDLEKYPNQVKELKPERPNQLWVSDLSYIRVGVGFAYLSVIMDAYSRKIVGWSFHKTLEAKRPVAALEMALKTRSQTDEPLIHHRTGDPVGSGQTASAVFNIARESMWIDCAKRGLPLVRLSQVRRPKRKCFSRTGFSDFKGGVSSRGIPTFNMAETAIEQAIVAYNSLRLHGSLGYKTAPAARA
- a CDS encoding helix-turn-helix domain-containing protein: MKHPSNTPLKISSPVELHQLMDLPGPLHPLVSLFDNTLAIVNKATLPQSFMFDFYTISYKKKLKGRTGYGQHYYDFDDGTMVFTAPGQLISTDGDHDYFGISLLFHPDYIRNYPLGRRIKQFGFFSYESNEALHLSDKEKNTLLTVFKNINDELQHSLDDFSQDIVVSLIETLLNYSNRFYGRQFITRKTVNHDLLYRIEKLLDEYFGSEQGLTTGLPTVDYLAFHINVSPRYLSDMLRALIGQNAQQYIHEKMIEKAKEYLTGTNMTVGEIAYRLGFDYPQSFSKLFRRKTNLTPIAFKHQFHKN
- a CDS encoding SDR family oxidoreductase; amino-acid sequence: MSKTIFITGASSGLGKATATLFQQKGWHVIATMRKPEQAVELSQLDNVTILPLDVTDTEQIKKTVSKAIATGNIDVVFNNAGYGLSGPLEATSEEQLTRQINTNLLGVIRVTQAFIPYFREKGSGLFITTTSVGGLVGFPFSSLYHATKWGLEGWSESMAYELKSINVGIKVIEPGAIQTDFIGRSYDKAYHPAYDELFNRFFSNVDQVTFAPAETIAEVVYEAATDGKDQLRYLIGEEARALYNQRLQLGDEGFRRFMESAFLGN
- a CDS encoding 7TM-DISM domain-containing protein; this encodes MLIGPAYRYPEAWVYLPLVNPSNQRRQLMVDLDHNRCDTLDAFVLAGHPRKLTHLGKLFRRVPLEQRAIPIRAFALPFTLLPHDRAGLFLRSRRTTGIHELAITVSTQRQFIIKHDQEELTRLFALSSAFFFMFTVLALGLIFKHRLLVYFGVYLFPVLLGQLNYTYFFDAVSFPSWLGLNNKHQC
- a CDS encoding response regulator, which codes for MQSAQSSQYFAILVVDDEPPIYELLVRASEKEFPEARFTNTRSVQETVTYLDRQSDQSPQLILLDIDLRESADGLSLLPELRARFKGRVPIIMLSYLDEEDKIEQAYELGAVAYTQKPEDMQGWHEYVIMLRRYWRDSARLPKI